In the Paenibacillus sp. FSL H7-0357 genome, one interval contains:
- a CDS encoding tautomerase family protein: MPLLRFDLIEGRDKASLKKLLDVAHQVVVEAFDVPERDRYQIVHEHPADYMIIEDTGLGINRTNNLVVLSIISKARPKEKKQKLYSLLADRLEAECGIAPTDLMVSIVENNDDDWSFGLGEAQFLTGKLG; encoded by the coding sequence ATGCCATTACTTCGTTTTGACCTTATTGAAGGGCGAGATAAAGCAAGCCTGAAAAAACTTTTGGATGTTGCCCATCAAGTTGTTGTTGAAGCTTTCGACGTTCCTGAGCGAGATCGTTACCAAATCGTTCACGAACACCCGGCGGATTATATGATTATTGAAGATACAGGGCTAGGCATTAACCGTACCAATAATCTGGTTGTTCTCTCCATAATAAGTAAAGCCCGGCCAAAAGAGAAGAAACAAAAGCTCTATTCCTTACTGGCTGACAGGTTAGAAGCTGAATGCGGCATCGCACCAACCGATTTAATGGTATCTATTGTTGAAAATAATGATGATGATTGGAGTTTTGGACTAGGGGAGGCACAATTTTTGACCGGTAAGTTAGGCTGA
- a CDS encoding ABC transporter ATP-binding protein, whose protein sequence is MELRGLINSSPIVQTHNLSKTYDGVHRVHQISLIVEKGEIYGFLGPNGAGKTTTLKMLLGLIKPTEGTIKIFGNDLENSRASILNQTGSLIESPSYYGHLTGLENMRVMQRLRNVPNKNIDEVLKIVRLENQKHKQASQYSLGMKQRLGIAMALLAFPSLLILDEPTNGLDPAGIGEIRELIKSLPGQYGITILLSSHLLSEIEQIASSVGIISEGKLLFQGTMEDLRKNNQATIHIQTNDNAKAAKILLAHEYMPRFQEKHLMFEYLDDGEVSRINRILVENNLSVSRIQEHQKSLEDIFLDLTGKERSL, encoded by the coding sequence ATGGAGTTGAGAGGCTTGATAAATTCGTCCCCTATCGTGCAGACGCATAATCTTTCCAAAACTTATGACGGTGTACACCGGGTACATCAAATTAGTCTGATTGTTGAGAAAGGTGAGATATATGGGTTTCTAGGTCCTAACGGAGCGGGGAAAACCACTACTTTAAAAATGCTGCTGGGTCTTATTAAACCTACGGAAGGAACGATCAAGATTTTCGGTAATGACTTGGAGAACAGCCGGGCATCTATCCTTAACCAAACGGGTTCACTGATTGAATCCCCGTCCTACTATGGACATCTCACCGGGTTAGAGAACATGCGGGTGATGCAGCGTCTGAGGAACGTGCCCAACAAAAATATAGATGAAGTTCTGAAGATCGTACGTCTTGAAAATCAAAAACACAAACAAGCCAGCCAATATTCGCTGGGTATGAAGCAGCGTCTTGGGATTGCCATGGCTCTGCTTGCCTTTCCGAGTCTGCTGATCCTCGATGAACCTACAAATGGACTGGATCCTGCGGGGATCGGTGAAATCCGGGAACTGATTAAATCCCTGCCCGGGCAATATGGAATAACCATTCTACTCTCAAGCCACCTGCTGTCGGAGATCGAGCAGATTGCGAGTTCCGTTGGAATTATCAGTGAAGGCAAGCTTTTGTTCCAGGGAACGATGGAAGATCTTCGAAAGAATAACCAGGCAACGATACACATCCAGACAAATGATAACGCCAAAGCCGCAAAAATACTGCTTGCGCATGAATATATGCCTAGATTTCAGGAAAAGCACCTCATGTTCGAATACTTGGATGACGGAGAGGTGTCCCGGATCAATCGAATTCTGGTCGAAAACAACCTTTCTGTTTCAAGAATTCAGGAACATCAAAAAAGTCTGGAGGATATATTTCTTGATCTTACCGGAAAGGAGCGGAGTCTGTGA
- the murI gene encoding glutamate racemase, with amino-acid sequence MQIGFFDSGIGGITVLHDTLKVLPNEDYLYYADTLNVPYGHKTKDDVKKYVLNAIEFISQQKVKAIVMACNTATSAAIEEIRAKYSIPIIGMEPAVKPAVKTKRNIDKRILVTATAFTLREERLQNLITKLDNEHVVDLLPLPKLVQFAESFEFNEQIVLPYLQEQLSIYDLSKYETIVLGCTHFSYYKDIFRKLFSSDVNIIDGNNGTAKNLKKVLEEMNFLNEGNGNISFYCSGVKVEDKAKLKEFDKLFKRLDAINEM; translated from the coding sequence ATGCAAATAGGTTTTTTTGATTCTGGTATTGGAGGCATTACTGTATTGCATGATACATTAAAAGTTTTACCTAATGAAGATTATTTGTATTACGCAGATACATTAAATGTTCCATATGGGCACAAAACGAAAGATGACGTTAAAAAGTATGTTTTAAATGCTATAGAATTTATTAGCCAGCAAAAAGTAAAAGCGATAGTAATGGCTTGTAATACTGCCACAAGCGCAGCAATCGAAGAAATAAGGGCAAAATACAGTATTCCAATCATTGGTATGGAGCCTGCTGTAAAACCAGCTGTTAAAACAAAAAGAAATATAGATAAACGAATTTTGGTAACTGCTACTGCTTTTACTCTAAGGGAAGAAAGACTTCAAAATCTTATTACTAAATTAGATAACGAACATGTTGTTGATTTATTACCTCTTCCGAAATTAGTTCAGTTTGCAGAAAGTTTTGAGTTTAACGAGCAAATAGTGCTACCTTATCTTCAAGAACAATTGTCTATATATGATTTAAGTAAGTATGAAACTATTGTTTTAGGATGTACTCACTTTTCTTACTATAAGGATATATTTAGAAAATTATTTTCATCGGATGTTAATATAATTGATGGAAATAATGGTACTGCAAAAAATCTAAAAAAAGTACTGGAAGAAATGAATTTTTTAAATGAAGGCAACGGTAATATTTCTTTCTATTGTTCAGGGGTCAAAGTCGAGGATAAGGCTAAATTAAAAGAGTTCGATAAATTGTTCAAAAGATTGGATGCTATTAACGAAATGTAA
- a CDS encoding ABC transporter permease, giving the protein MIKALALEYFKIRRKKVWVMLTLFLAAELVWASLSMSISISRSPNNASWEALIFTLSSMNGLFLPIISAIIVSRICDMEHKGSTWKMLMTTSIGRNHVYAAKYMCASSLALYGIVIQAGFIIGFGSLNNFAGPLPVSLLLQFIAGTLLTNLAITSMQQWLSLAVKNQAFALSLGMLGGFLGTTLTLFPSSIRHFFIWSYYMDLSPVMYVYNASSGTYLSGTMHLGLLLAVLFMALIFYLGGNFHISRQDI; this is encoded by the coding sequence GTGATAAAGGCCTTAGCTTTGGAGTATTTTAAAATCCGCCGTAAAAAAGTATGGGTGATGCTGACCTTGTTTCTGGCTGCGGAATTGGTGTGGGCTTCGCTGTCTATGAGCATCTCGATCTCCCGCAGTCCGAACAACGCCTCTTGGGAAGCACTGATTTTCACCCTATCTTCTATGAATGGACTTTTTCTGCCCATTATATCAGCAATTATCGTTTCCAGGATTTGTGATATGGAACATAAGGGAAGCACCTGGAAAATGCTTATGACAACCTCTATAGGCCGCAATCATGTCTATGCAGCCAAGTACATGTGTGCCAGCAGCTTGGCTTTGTACGGCATCGTCATCCAGGCGGGATTTATCATCGGCTTCGGATCCCTCAACAACTTCGCGGGGCCGCTGCCGGTGTCTCTGCTTTTGCAATTTATTGCCGGAACGCTGCTCACCAATTTGGCAATCACCTCCATGCAGCAATGGTTGTCACTGGCCGTAAAGAATCAAGCCTTTGCCTTGAGTCTGGGTATGTTGGGCGGTTTTCTCGGTACAACCCTAACCCTGTTTCCTTCTTCCATTCGCCATTTCTTCATCTGGTCCTACTATATGGATTTGAGCCCGGTGATGTATGTTTATAACGCCTCTTCCGGAACGTATTTGAGCGGAACGATGCACCTTGGCTTGCTGCTTGCAGTATTATTCATGGCTCTTATCTTTTATTTAGGCGGCAATTTTCACATTTCAAGGCAAGACATCTAA
- a CDS encoding YbfB/YjiJ family MFS transporter, which translates to MENSEAKNAKLSNSTKTMVGGLVMLIIAMGIGRFSYTSILPLMQSQANLSATESGYLAGSNNLGYLIAAFGAGFITWGHRRAYHLRMQLVLCIILTGLMGITSSFLWWMILRFFAGMSSGLIFVLSSSLVLDALFSDKREKWVGIFYGGVGVGIVLAGLLTPVLSFFTWRGTWIGLMIIGIILIVPIWSFIHDKEPKPITQKVDSLSSSAENPSIFGWLLVAYGLEGLGYIVSATFLVAMVKQMPHMSTFADFSWIIVGIAAVPSTVIWSWWASKVGYIKPLVIALILQAVGVILPVWLPNIFGVTLGSILFGGTFVGISMLALAAARMSRPFSGNKAIALMTGFFGIGQILGPIGAGIVLEVAHSYSLSLLLAALVLGAAAIILLSGAVISSQKETIGNLNYARIHPNQELS; encoded by the coding sequence ATGGAGAATTCAGAAGCTAAAAATGCGAAATTGTCTAATTCCACAAAGACTATGGTCGGTGGATTAGTTATGCTTATCATTGCAATGGGGATCGGACGTTTTTCATATACTTCCATACTTCCATTGATGCAATCACAAGCTAATCTATCCGCTACGGAATCCGGATATTTGGCAGGGAGTAATAACTTGGGTTACCTTATCGCTGCCTTTGGTGCAGGGTTCATAACCTGGGGGCACCGAAGAGCCTATCATCTTCGGATGCAATTGGTACTCTGCATCATTTTGACGGGACTTATGGGAATCACTTCATCATTTTTATGGTGGATGATTTTGCGCTTTTTTGCTGGAATGAGCAGCGGCCTTATTTTCGTTCTATCATCAAGTTTAGTGTTGGATGCACTGTTTTCAGACAAACGTGAAAAATGGGTAGGTATATTTTACGGCGGGGTTGGTGTAGGCATTGTTTTGGCTGGGTTACTTACGCCTGTTCTTAGCTTTTTCACTTGGAGGGGAACTTGGATCGGACTTATGATCATTGGTATCATCCTTATCGTACCTATTTGGTCGTTTATCCATGATAAAGAGCCGAAACCTATAACTCAAAAAGTTGACTCCCTGAGTTCATCAGCGGAAAATCCATCTATCTTCGGATGGCTTCTTGTTGCTTATGGACTCGAGGGGTTAGGTTATATAGTAAGCGCGACGTTTCTTGTAGCAATGGTTAAGCAGATGCCTCATATGTCGACTTTTGCTGACTTTAGCTGGATTATCGTTGGGATAGCAGCGGTACCATCAACAGTGATTTGGTCCTGGTGGGCGAGTAAAGTCGGTTACATCAAACCATTGGTTATTGCGCTTATCCTGCAAGCAGTTGGGGTCATTCTGCCAGTATGGCTTCCCAATATATTCGGCGTGACGTTAGGGTCTATCCTTTTTGGAGGCACGTTTGTGGGTATTTCCATGCTCGCTCTCGCCGCAGCACGTATGTCAAGACCATTCAGTGGTAATAAAGCAATTGCTTTGATGACAGGATTTTTTGGAATAGGTCAAATACTCGGTCCAATTGGAGCCGGAATTGTTTTAGAAGTGGCGCATAGCTACAGCCTATCATTACTTCTGGCCGCTTTGGTGCTTGGTGCTGCTGCTATAATATTGCTATCCGGTGCAGTCATTTCAAGTCAAAAAGAAACGATAGGAAATTTGAACTATGCTCGTATTCATCCTAATCAAGAGCTTAGTTAG
- a CDS encoding ABC transporter permease yields MLRSVTTEWFKLRHSRISLVLAILPVMSLVIGCFNFYFNQAALQNGWYSLWTQVSLFYGEFFLPILIAICCAFVCRLEHNNRNWNLILTSPVSVSSVFMAKLIIVSLLIFIVQTLFMVMYWSAGQLFSISGAFPTETIVWGFRGWLSSVAIAALQLGFSIRIRSFAAPIGISLCAVFLGLVMYVAKIGMLFPYSLLTIGMSVLSQRDLTPAENLSFFFMNVTFIALFAAWSIHRLKHKDMALS; encoded by the coding sequence ATGCTCAGAAGCGTTACAACTGAATGGTTCAAGCTCCGTCATTCCCGCATCAGCCTTGTGCTGGCCATCCTGCCCGTCATGAGTCTGGTGATCGGATGTTTTAACTTTTATTTTAATCAAGCAGCCTTGCAAAATGGATGGTACAGCTTGTGGACACAGGTCAGTTTATTTTACGGAGAATTTTTCCTGCCGATACTCATTGCGATCTGTTGTGCATTCGTATGCAGGCTAGAACATAACAACCGGAACTGGAATCTGATTCTAACCTCCCCCGTATCTGTTTCTAGCGTATTTATGGCCAAGCTTATTATCGTAAGCTTACTTATCTTCATAGTGCAGACGTTATTCATGGTGATGTACTGGTCAGCTGGTCAGCTGTTTTCCATTTCTGGAGCTTTTCCAACTGAAACAATAGTCTGGGGCTTTCGCGGATGGCTTTCCTCGGTGGCTATTGCCGCCTTGCAATTAGGTTTTTCCATACGCATACGCAGCTTCGCTGCCCCGATCGGAATCAGTCTCTGTGCAGTCTTCCTTGGTCTGGTCATGTATGTAGCGAAAATCGGTATGTTGTTCCCCTACTCCCTGTTGACCATCGGTATGAGTGTGCTGAGCCAGCGGGATTTGACACCTGCAGAGAACCTTTCCTTTTTCTTCATGAATGTTACGTTTATTGCGTTGTTTGCGGCGTGGTCAATTCATCGGCTGAAGCATAAAGATATGGCTTTATCCTGA
- a CDS encoding response regulator transcription factor: MDIIKNKKVLIVDDEPKILEMIEMFLRKEGFFRIFIAGNYADALRICRMEKPDAAILDVMLPDGDGFSLLSAIRTFSDMPVLFLSARGEDEDRLLGLGLGADDYIVKPFLPRELILRLMAILKRAYAFNAPERLPVFRLGGQVIDLESAVVRREGTELPLTAKEHAILIKLHENQGRIVTSDALCQAVWGDDSFGYENTLMVHVRRIREKIEEEPSKPVHLLTVRGLGYKLLVQGDR, from the coding sequence TTGGATATCATAAAAAATAAAAAAGTACTGATCGTGGATGACGAACCAAAAATCCTTGAAATGATAGAGATGTTTTTACGTAAAGAAGGTTTTTTTCGTATTTTCATAGCCGGTAATTATGCTGATGCGTTGAGGATCTGCAGGATGGAAAAGCCGGATGCGGCCATTCTGGATGTTATGCTGCCTGACGGAGATGGATTTTCTCTTCTTTCCGCAATCCGAACATTTTCGGACATGCCGGTGCTGTTTCTCTCCGCGCGTGGAGAGGATGAAGACCGATTGCTTGGCCTTGGGCTGGGCGCGGATGATTATATCGTCAAGCCTTTTCTGCCGAGAGAATTGATTTTACGGCTGATGGCCATTTTAAAGCGGGCATATGCCTTCAATGCTCCCGAGAGGCTCCCTGTCTTCCGGCTGGGCGGGCAGGTGATAGATTTGGAAAGCGCTGTTGTGCGTAGAGAGGGCACCGAGCTTCCTCTGACAGCCAAAGAACACGCAATACTGATTAAACTGCATGAGAACCAAGGAAGAATCGTAACAAGCGACGCCCTATGTCAGGCGGTATGGGGAGATGACAGCTTCGGCTATGAGAATACATTAATGGTACATGTGCGGCGAATCCGGGAAAAAATAGAAGAGGAACCATCCAAGCCCGTGCATTTGCTTACGGTAAGAGGACTTGGTTATAAGCTGCTTGTACAGGGGGACCGGTAA